GCGATCGTGCTGATGCACGGCTGGCGTTTCACCGCCCATGAAGCCGCTCTGGCCGAGATCGCCGGCGAGATCGGCTTCTCCCAGATTTCCGCGAGCCACAGGGTCGGGCCTCTGATCAAGCTCGTCGGGCGCGGCGATACCAGCGTCGTCGACGCCTATCTCTCGCCGGTGCTGCGCCGCTATGTCGACCGGGTCGTGTCGGAGATCGGGGCCGAGACTCGCTTGCTGTTCATGCAGTCGAGCGGCGGGCTCACCGACGCTGCCGCCTTTCAGGGCAAGGACGCGATTCTCTCCGGACCGGCCGGCGGCATCGTCGGCATGGTCAAGACTGCGGAAGAAGCCGGCTTCACGCGGATCATCGGCTTCGACATGGGCGGCACCTCGACCGACGTTTCCCATTATGCCGGCGGTTACGAGCGCACCAACGAAACGGTCGTCGCCGGCGTGCGGGTGCGCGCGCCGATGCTGGAGATCCACACGGTGGCGGCCGGCGGCGGCTCGATCTGCCATTACGATGGCGATCGCTTCCGCGTCGGACCGGACAGCGCCGGCGCGGTCCCGGGCCCGGCCTGCTATCGTCGCGGCGGACCGCTGACCATCACCGATTGCAACGTCGTGCTCGGCAACATCCGGCCCGAGCATTTTCCCAAGGTGTTCGGTGCCGCCGGCGACCAGCCGATCGACGCCGCGGTGAGCCTTGCGCTGTGCGAGGAGATCGGCCGCCGTGCCGGCCTCGATGCGCGGGCGGTTGCGGAGGGTTTCATCCGCATCGCCGTCGACAACATGGCCAATGCGATCAAGCGCATCTCCATCGCCCGCGGCCACGACGTCACCCGCTACACCCTGGTCTGCTTCGGCGGCGCCGGCGGGCAGCATGCGTGCCTGGTCGCGGACGCGCTCGGCATCGGCACGGTGATGATCCATCCGCTTGCCGGCGTGCTCAGCGCCTACGGCATGGGGCTCGCCGACATGGTGGAACTTCGCCAGCGCACCTTCGGGCAAGGCCTGGACGCGACGGCGGCGCTGGAAGCGATGCTGGACTCGCTTGCCGAGGAGGCGGAAGCGGCGCTGGCCGCGCAGGGGGTGGCGGTAGAGGCGATCGAGACGCACCGCCGCGCGGCCTTGCGCTACGACGGCAGCGACAGCGTACTGGAAGTGGCGGTCGGTACGGCGGAGGCGATGCGTTCGGACTTTGAGGCGGCGCACAAGGCTCGGTTCGGGTTCGTGTCGCCTGGCACCAAGGTGGTCGTCGAGACCGCGATCGTAGAGGCGGTGGGAAAATCCTCCCCGGTACCGGGAGGGGGACCAGCCGAAGGCTGGTGGAGGGGCAGCCTCGGAGCCGGTGCCAGCCCCTCCACCGCCGCCTGCGGCGGCGGTCCCCCTCCCCGTACCGGGGAGGATCTGGTGGTCGACCGGGGGACACTTGCTTGTGGCGCCAGCATTTCCGGACCCGCACTGATCATCGATCCGTCCGCGACGACGGTGGTCGAGCCGGGGTGGAGCGCCAAGGTCGACGGTCTCGGCAATCTGATTCTCACCCGCACCACGCCCCGCGACGCGGCCCGGGCGCTCGGCACGGACGCCGATCCGGTGATGCTGGAAGTGTTCAACAACCTCTTCATGGCGATCGCCGAGGAGATGGGGGTCGCGCTCCAGAACACCGCGTCATCGGTCAATATCAAGGAGCGGCTCGATTTCTCCTGCGCGGTGTTCGACCGTGACGGCTGCCTGATCGCCAACGCGCCGCACATACCGGTTCATCTCGGCTCGATGGGCGACAGCATCCGCACCGTGATCGAGGCGCGCGGGCAGGGGCGCGACGGGCGGGGCATGAAGCCGGGTGACGTCTACGTGCTGAACGCACCCTATCGCGGCGGCACCCATCTTCCCGACATCACCGTAATCATGCCGGTGTTCGTCGACGACGACCCGGCACCCGCCTGGTATGTGGCGGCGCGCGGCCATCATGCCGATGTCGGCGGCATCGCACCGGGATCGATGCCGCCCGACAGCCGCGACGTCCACGACGAAGGCGTGCTGATCGACAATGTGCTGCTCGTCGATGCCGGCACCTTCCTGGAGGCCGACATGCGGGCGCTGCTCGGCGCCGGCGCCTTGCCCGCCCGCAATCCCGATCAGAATATCGCCGATCTGAAGGCGCAGGTCGCGGCCTGCACCCGCGGCGCCGCGGAACTCCGCCGCGTCGCCGCGGACTATGGGCGGGTGGTGATCGATGCCTATATGGGCCACGTCCAGGCCAATGCCGAAGCGGCAGTGCGGCGGCTGATCGGCGGCCTTCGCGACGGCGCGTTCGTCTATCGCATGGACAATGGCGCCGAGATCCATGTGAAGGTGATCGTCGATCGCAAGGCGCGCTCGGCCATCGTCGATTTCACCGGCACCAGCGGCCAGCAGCCTAACAATTTCAACGCGCCGTATTCGATCTGCCGTGCCGCGACCCTGTACGTGTTCCGGACGATGGTCGACGATGCGATCCCGATGAACGACGGCTGCCTGAGGCCGATCACCTTGATCGTGCCCGAAGGCTCGATGCTCAATCCCCACTATCCGGCGGCGGTGGTCGCCGGCAACGTCGAGACCAGCCAGGTGATCACCGACTGCCTGTTCGCCGCCTGCCGGGCGCTTGCGCCGAGCCAGGGCACGATGAACAATTTCACCTTCGGCGACCAGCATCGCCAATATTATGAGACGATCGCCGGCGGCGCCGGTGCGGGGCCGGATTTCGACGGCGCCAGCGCGGTGCAGACCCACATGACCAACAGCCGCCTGACCGACCCCGAAATCCTGGAGACGCGCTATCCTGTGCTGCTCGAGCGATTCGCCATTCGCCATGGTTCGGGCGGGTACGGCCGGCAGCGCGGCGGCGACGGCGTCGAGCGGCACATCCGCTTTCTCGAGCCGATGCGCGCGAACATCCTCTCCAACCGGCGGACGGTCGCGCCGCGCGGCATCGAGGGCGGCGGCGATGCCGCGCCGGGCGTCAATCGCGTGGTTCGCGCCGGCGGACGGAGCGAAGCGCTCGGCGCGACCGCCGCCGTCGACATGGAGGCCGGCGACCTGTTCGTGATCGAAACGCCCGGCGGCGGCGGTTTCGGCCCCGGGGCCGATGAAGGGAGCACGAAGGCATGACCTGGCTGCCCTTGCTCGGCATCCTGATCGTCGTCGTCGGCTTCATGCTGAAGCTCAATCCGATGCTGGTCGTCACCGTCGCGGCGATCGCCACCGGTCTGCTCGCCGGCATGGACCCGGTCCAGGTGATCGCGACCTTCGGCAAGGCGTTCAACGACAACCGGATCATCGCCATCGTCTGGATCGTCCTGCCGGTGATCGGCCTGCTCGAGCGGTTCGGGCTGCAGCAGCGCGCGGCGAGCGTCATCCGCGGGCTGGCAAGCGCAACCGCGGGCCGATTGCTCGTCCTCTACCTGCTCTACCGTCAGTTCACCGCGGCGATCGGCCTCCATTCGACCGCCGGGCACCCGCAGACGGTGCGGCCGCTGGTCGCGCCGATGGCGCTGGCCGCGGCCGAAAAGCAGCATGGTGCCCTAAGCGAGGAGGAGCAGGACAAGGTCAAATCCTACGCCGCGGCCACCGACAATGTCGGCGTGTTCTTCGGCGAGGACATCTTCTTCGCGATCGGCTCGATCGTCCTGATCCAGCAGACGCTCGCCGCCAACGGCTACGATCTCGCACCGCTGCATCTCGCTTTGTGGGCGATTCCGACCGCCGTCGCGGCCTTCCTGATCCATGGCGCGCGCCTGCTGTTGCTCGATCGACGACTTTCGAGATCCTCCCTGTCACGAAGCGACGAGCCTTCGCTTGGGGAGGAGGAAAAGACATGATCACCCTCCACTGGCTCTACGTCCTTGCCGGCCTGATGTTTGCCGGTTTCGCGATCTTGAGCGCACTCGACGGATCCAATCGCAAGCGCTTCGGCAATGCCGCCTTCTGGGGCCTAATGGCGCTGAGCCTGCTCGCCGGCGACCGGCTCGGCGACTTCGGCAACGGCCTCCTCGTGCTCGGGCTCGCAGGCCTTGCCGGCTTCGGATCGCTGGGCCGATCCTCCCCGCCGACCTTGAGCGAGGCGGAGCGCGAGAGGTGGTCGCAGCGCCTCGGCAACCGGCTGTTCCTGCCGGCCCTGATCATCCCGGTGACAGCGCTGATCGGCACCTTGCTCTACACCTACACGCCGCTCGGCCAATCAGGCTGGTTCGAGGCCAAGCGCGAGACCTACATCCTGCTCGCGCTCGGCGTCCTGCTCGCGCTCGCCGTCATCTTCGCCTGGCTGCGGCCGCCGGCATCGGCGCCGCTGCAGGAGGGGCGACGGCTGATCGATGCGATGGGCTGGGCGGCGGTGCTGCCGCAAATGCTGGCGGCGCTCGGCGTGCTGTTCGCCGCCGCCGGCGTCGGCACCGTCATCGGCGACGCGACGCGGGCGCTGATTCCGGAGGGCAGCATTTTTCTGACCGTCGTCGTCTTCGCGCTGGGCATGGCGGTGTTCACGATGATCATGGGCAATGCCTTCGCCGCCTTTCCGGTGATGGCGACCGCGATCGGCGTGCCGTTGCTGATCCGGACCTATGGCGGCGATCCGGCGGTGATCGGCGCGATCGGCATGCTGGCCGGCTTTTGTGGAACCCTGCTGACGCCCATGGCGGCCAATTTCAACATCGTCCCGGCGGCGTTGCTGGAACTCAAGGACCGCAACGGCGTCATCAAGGCGCAGGTCGGGACGGCGCTGCCGCTGCTCCTGATCAACATCCTTCTCATCTATTTCCTGGCGTTCCGATGACCCAAAGCCTTACGCCCGAGATCGCAGCGCGCTTCGCCGGCATCGCCCTCGGTCACGTCACCCGCGAATATCCGCACAAGCTCGATCATGTGATGGACGGGCCGGAGGACGTGCTGTCGCCAGGCCAGCTTCATCCGATCTTCCACGGCAGCTTCGATTGGCACAGCTGCGTCCACGGCTGGTGGTTGATGCTGCGCCTGCGCCGGCTGTTCCCGGACATGGCCGAAGCGCGGCGGATCGAAAGGCTGGCCGACGAGCTTCTGACTCCTGCCAACATCGCCGGCGAGCTCGCGTATCTGGACCGCGCCTATTCGGGTGGCTTCGAGCGGCCTTATGGCTGGGCGTGGTTGCTGGCACTGCACCGAGAGGCCCAGCGACACGAGGACCAGCCCTGGGGTGCGGATCTGGCGCCGCTCGCCGCCGCCTTTGCGGACCGGTTCCACCTGTTCCTGCCCAAGCTCACTTATCCGCTGCGCGTCGGCACCCATTTCAACACCGCGTTCGCGCTCACCCTCGCGCTCGAATGGGCGGAAGCGAATGATCGGGGGCTGGCAGACCTCGTTCGCCGCCGCGCCCGCGACTGGTTCGGGGAGGATCGCTGCTATCATGGCTGGGAACCGGGCGGCGACGAATTCCTCTCAGGAGGCCTCAGCGAGGCGCTGCTGATGCGCACCGTTCTCGGTGACGCGGGGTTCGCGGACTGGTTCGACGCCTTCCTGCCGGAGGCC
The nucleotide sequence above comes from Sphingosinicella sp. BN140058. Encoded proteins:
- a CDS encoding hydantoinase B/oxoprolinase family protein codes for the protein MTANWTFSIDRGGTFTDIVAQAPDGRLLTRKLLSENPERYADAAVAGIRALLAEEGAAPVAAVKMGTTVATNALLERKGEKVVLAITAGLGDALRIGYQARPDIFARRIILPDTLYGRVAEIDERVSADGTVLRPLDREAARRDLQAAYDDGYRAVAIVLMHGWRFTAHEAALAEIAGEIGFSQISASHRVGPLIKLVGRGDTSVVDAYLSPVLRRYVDRVVSEIGAETRLLFMQSSGGLTDAAAFQGKDAILSGPAGGIVGMVKTAEEAGFTRIIGFDMGGTSTDVSHYAGGYERTNETVVAGVRVRAPMLEIHTVAAGGGSICHYDGDRFRVGPDSAGAVPGPACYRRGGPLTITDCNVVLGNIRPEHFPKVFGAAGDQPIDAAVSLALCEEIGRRAGLDARAVAEGFIRIAVDNMANAIKRISIARGHDVTRYTLVCFGGAGGQHACLVADALGIGTVMIHPLAGVLSAYGMGLADMVELRQRTFGQGLDATAALEAMLDSLAEEAEAALAAQGVAVEAIETHRRAALRYDGSDSVLEVAVGTAEAMRSDFEAAHKARFGFVSPGTKVVVETAIVEAVGKSSPVPGGGPAEGWWRGSLGAGASPSTAACGGGPPPRTGEDLVVDRGTLACGASISGPALIIDPSATTVVEPGWSAKVDGLGNLILTRTTPRDAARALGTDADPVMLEVFNNLFMAIAEEMGVALQNTASSVNIKERLDFSCAVFDRDGCLIANAPHIPVHLGSMGDSIRTVIEARGQGRDGRGMKPGDVYVLNAPYRGGTHLPDITVIMPVFVDDDPAPAWYVAARGHHADVGGIAPGSMPPDSRDVHDEGVLIDNVLLVDAGTFLEADMRALLGAGALPARNPDQNIADLKAQVAACTRGAAELRRVAADYGRVVIDAYMGHVQANAEAAVRRLIGGLRDGAFVYRMDNGAEIHVKVIVDRKARSAIVDFTGTSGQQPNNFNAPYSICRAATLYVFRTMVDDAIPMNDGCLRPITLIVPEGSMLNPHYPAAVVAGNVETSQVITDCLFAACRALAPSQGTMNNFTFGDQHRQYYETIAGGAGAGPDFDGASAVQTHMTNSRLTDPEILETRYPVLLERFAIRHGSGGYGRQRGGDGVERHIRFLEPMRANILSNRRTVAPRGIEGGGDAAPGVNRVVRAGGRSEALGATAAVDMEAGDLFVIETPGGGGFGPGADEGSTKA
- a CDS encoding DUF969 domain-containing protein, with amino-acid sequence MTWLPLLGILIVVVGFMLKLNPMLVVTVAAIATGLLAGMDPVQVIATFGKAFNDNRIIAIVWIVLPVIGLLERFGLQQRAASVIRGLASATAGRLLVLYLLYRQFTAAIGLHSTAGHPQTVRPLVAPMALAAAEKQHGALSEEEQDKVKSYAAATDNVGVFFGEDIFFAIGSIVLIQQTLAANGYDLAPLHLALWAIPTAVAAFLIHGARLLLLDRRLSRSSLSRSDEPSLGEEEKT
- a CDS encoding DUF979 domain-containing protein; this encodes MITLHWLYVLAGLMFAGFAILSALDGSNRKRFGNAAFWGLMALSLLAGDRLGDFGNGLLVLGLAGLAGFGSLGRSSPPTLSEAERERWSQRLGNRLFLPALIIPVTALIGTLLYTYTPLGQSGWFEAKRETYILLALGVLLALAVIFAWLRPPASAPLQEGRRLIDAMGWAAVLPQMLAALGVLFAAAGVGTVIGDATRALIPEGSIFLTVVVFALGMAVFTMIMGNAFAAFPVMATAIGVPLLIRTYGGDPAVIGAIGMLAGFCGTLLTPMAANFNIVPAALLELKDRNGVIKAQVGTALPLLLINILLIYFLAFR
- a CDS encoding DUF2891 domain-containing protein; its protein translation is MTQSLTPEIAARFAGIALGHVTREYPHKLDHVMDGPEDVLSPGQLHPIFHGSFDWHSCVHGWWLMLRLRRLFPDMAEARRIERLADELLTPANIAGELAYLDRAYSGGFERPYGWAWLLALHREAQRHEDQPWGADLAPLAAAFADRFHLFLPKLTYPLRVGTHFNTAFALTLALEWAEANDRGLADLVRRRARDWFGEDRCYHGWEPGGDEFLSGGLSEALLMRTVLGDAGFADWFDAFLPEAAVGIPRSLFTPAIVSDRSDGKIAHLDGLNLSRAWCWRGIADALDPALAELVRRTADEHLDASLPHVAGDYMGEHWLATFALLALER